From the genome of Papaver somniferum cultivar HN1 chromosome 2, ASM357369v1, whole genome shotgun sequence, one region includes:
- the LOC113352399 gene encoding uncharacterized protein LOC113352399, whose product MIKKVIAQKQSREEMIQVLAMKRSMDSTFVEKIRRFPPPSNFVQPQFNDLFDGKSDDPVEHVQPFQASMSLWGYSDELLCRTFPVTLTGKDLTWFYQLESNSIANFGMLSDAFFEQYKINLGSKKGSSHLFGLLQEANESLAAFNQRFHQEVGEVGAVDAGLIIEAYKNAFPYDEFGVFNSLTVQPVGNLKKLYARTHNYARAEKKKRAKLSLTKGTAEIPSKVRHHLDDDSKKKNREGSEGLTG is encoded by the coding sequence ATGATCAAGAAGGTGATAGCTCAAAAACAATCCAGAGAAGAAATGATACAAGTTTTAGCAATGAAAAGGTCAATGGACTCAACTTTCGTCGAAAAAATAAGGCGGTTCCCCCCACCATCAAACTTTGTGCAGCCCCAGTTCAATGATCTATTTGACGGAAAGAGCGACGATCCTGTGGAACATGTTCAACCTTTCCAAGCTTCAATGAGTCTGTGGGGATATAGCGATGAGTTGTTGTGCAGAACTTTTCCTGTAACACTGACAGGTAAAGATTTGACTTGGTTCTACCAATTGGAGTCAAATTCAATTGCGAACTTTGGGATGTTGTCAGATGCATTTTTCGAGCAATATAAGATCAATCTGGGAAGCAAAAAAGGGAGCAGTCACTTATTTGGATTGCTTCAAGAAGCAAATGAAAGTCTAGCAGCTTTTAACCAGCGGTTTCATCAAGAAGTTGGAGAAGTCGGCGCGGTTGATGCTGGACTCATCATTGAAGCATACAAGAATGCCTTTCCATATGATGAATTTGGGGTATTCAACTCCTTAACCGTACAACCGGTAGGAAACCTCAAAAAATTATATGCAAGGACACATAACTATGCAAgggcagaaaagaaaaaaagagcaaAGTTGTCACTGACGAAGGGGACAGCAGAAATTCCATCCAAAGTGAGACATCATCTGGATGACGACTCCAAGAAGAAAAATCGTGAGGGTTCGGAAGGCCTCACTGGATAA